The nucleotide sequence CTACTCTCCCCTCATTTCTCcttcactaaaaccctagcacaACCCCACAACCGGCTGCAAGAACACTTTCGGATCGGCTCAAATTCATCACCCGGGACTCCACCTCATTGCTTTCTTGCACACCCTTTGAGTACactataaccggttagtggtttgAGCTCTCttctagatgttcatgtgttaataaTGTCACTAGGATGAATATATATATTATGTGTTACTATGATTCTTGTGTATGGATGATGATTGTTTGCCATGTTTTGTGTGAATCAAAATGTGTGAAATGGATAACCGGTTAGCATGTTTATGTTTCGGAATGTTTAGATAGAATGGATATTCATGATTGTGGTTGATTAATATAATATGTCTCGGATTGAATTGTTTACATGTTATATGATGATGGTTATTGATGCTTGTTGTCCGGATTATGTTACGAGTAGGATTGAAGGATTTTTATGCATGATCTCGGGGttggtttgttgataaatggGGTTGATTGTTCATAAGAAATTTcttgaatgtgtttgaatatggtAAGAACATGTATGAATGTCCTTGAAATATTTTGAATATgccttgtttgatctgttttagaCATAATttggacaagaaaacatgtttagtgggcatagtacactgttacatgaaaatgcaattctattggtcagtacattgcaggttctagaagatttgttgtgcacgtaatcgcggttgcgagtcgcgacctttggttgcgacttgagaccacatcaagtcttgtcgagatctcccggttgcgagtcgcaatcaacgcgtatcgaatctagttgcgagtcgtaaccactgccgtcaagtcggaaccgccggttgcgagtcggaacctctggttgcgagtcgtaaccaaaacgtgatgaaccgagacctcggttgcgagtcgtagcctcggttgcgagtcgcaaccacccttgtctcgactggactactttggtgttattgggctttgactgttgggctttctgttgactgggctacgtgttgttgctgctgattgtatgtttagggctgacccaataacccaactgtttgttgttACGCTTATTATACGTGTTTGTTATATGTGTTTGccgtacgtgttcgctatgtgtttatttgtacccaacttgacccatactcggtaaccatgctaggacgtggtgaccaacatacttgaccgggtaattaatctaccgagcaacccaaggtgagttcacaacttaaaagcatgcgtcccggtggtttgggacacgagactaaaacaaccctatccccttgaaaaggggataccatttacatcccttccctagttactgggaacaaacttactttaccttcccttgtattgggaaaccttttagttaattactgtttatacggaatgcaaccaaacggcactaaacgcaactctatcactcaagtccctactacataataccgattagtcaccggggccaggcgaacgggttattagttgatagcgctatttaggttttaccaacctcacaccgtgccatggtatgggatcggtcgtgaactaatgtactcaggcatccgtcaatgatgatagaacattgacatcggggcatcctgcggaaacgcaaacggttacctagtgttgggtattggaaaaacagtttagtcgctaacttttggggtagctccccatggcatgtataaacggataaattaactggtgaaacaagttttttggtaattaaaactggaaaactagtggactcactcagcattattattgaccccttactgcatgctttgcaggtaaccagtgacgaaggagcttgcagattgggaacgagtagtgtctgtccacccatgtgttgggtgttaccttattttgaactatgaactttgtttaaactgccttacttgtgcttccgctacttattactgtttgaacttgaaaccttaaactctgaacttgatatttgctaatcctatggttagtaagtattactttttgttatcaattcaattattcagtataattggtggctggatcctggtcagtcacgccctcgaagcgggtgttatccgcaggtggaatttgggggtgtgacattctatTCCTTCTCACcatgtttcttttcttcttcttcagaccaagggtcagacagtggttctaTCATgggttctgaattttctcccagtagtatttcaccagcaacagtagtaaccactgcttcagcaacttcatccactgtttcagcactcaGTTGTCCTTCTTCAGTTTCAAGCTcttcctgtattgactctaatgccatgaaataataatcatcattagaagcatcattagtagcatagagtgcaaagttttcatcacctagctcatcaggtaggctgctccagtcaacaaagccttgtgtgaagaagctttgctgatctggttgaaccactgctagtggtgcagcttgttgtggtgcaattggttgcAAGTGAACCTGAGGGACAGGAGCTTGGACATGCTGAATTTGTgggacagtggtttgaacataatgcacaggaacaaggtttgcataatgagcagtgtttacatgggcAGCAGGGGTATAATGGGAATACTGCACAATGCTTTGACTATTTTGTGGTCTTGGACTAGGGTGAGTGATAATAGGTCcattggtttgactcctacattccctagcaaagtgacctagcctgTTGCACTTGTAACATttaatttttgacttatccaaccctacttttaaattcccatgcaaccctgggaatttccTCCCtgcccttttgtaaaatttgcttgttctaacactcaATAGTGCAAGATggtgcaaaatgtccatttcttctaagTCAACTGGATCAAAATGCTGAaggtcattgagttcaaagctcaGATTATCAGAGATCTggctttctccatttgctgtgaAAGCAAACTTGGATGAGTGAGGATCAGAGTTGAAGttaccaccagcagttatgttaataaaatgatcataactctgatccttaccaCTGCCAGactcttcttgacccagaagagctaTGTTGCCAAATGAGTAGTCATCTGCAACTTTGCCAgactcttgtaacttctttttctggttcaactccctttcataggtcaggagtctaccatgaagttggttcagtgtcagatctttgaactcaacaGAATTTCTGGTCACAaaagcaattgtatcccatttttcaggcagtgatctaagaaacctgctattttgtgtaGATTTAGCAAATTCAACTTTAacaagtcttagctcactaatgagacaactgaatcgctcaaactgttgtgttaatgattcacctttaatgtgacaaaaggtttcatactgctgattcaaaatttccctattattttcaattacttcttcagttcccccaaattgttccaTAAGTGCATCCTATAATTCCTTGGCACTAttacagtgtaacagcccagcataaatttcattgggCAGTGTagatgcaatgatgctaaatgctttggcatccagttcgaatttttgaaaatcagtttcaatATAGTTTTCAGGTTTCTTAGGTTCGAACTTCTTTGAATCCTCAGCACtcggcaccattggaacatgtggtccaaagacAACCGATCTCCAACATccggtattctgttgagcaaggatgtgacccatccttctctcccagatgttgtaaaCTTTGTTCatttgtagggttcaatcccaacataatCTTGTCACAAAACCCGTCGGGCTTCTACCGGGTATCGGGTCTACCCATGGGTTTTTGGTAAACCTGCTAATTTGAAAAACTTAGCCTTTGAATATACCTGGCCCATACCTGTAGGATTTCAACCGGGTAACTACTAATTAATTATATTTAGCATTATCACCTTAAAAAGACATCAATAACGACAATGCATATAAAATAGCGTAAACGGCTATATCAACAAATCCCAAACCCAATTAcccgaccccaaacccgtcccgTATATGTCAGGCTTTGGGTTTACCTATCGGGTTCGGGTTCAACTGTCATCCttagtgagacccccggctccaaAACCATATCAATATCGAAAAAAGTACAATCGTAAGAAATAGGACACCATATAGACACGAAGCCAAGATTGTTGTAACATGCAAAGTACACTAACAGTATATAGTAAATAAattatgagtaaattacaagttttgtcctttatgtttgtcccaaattttaGGCGTTGttctttacctttaaaattgataagttttgtccttaatgtttccaAATCGTGCACGTTATCTCCTTTAAGGCAaacctagttaattttttttgttaaatctggtcacccaggggtattttagtctttttaccttgTTTACTTagtattattaaaaaataaaacaaaataattttattattattattattattattattattattattattattattattattattataagtgGAAAAAATCAACAgactgatgaagaagatgatcatGAACTTCCTCAGCAGACTGATGAAGAAAAGAACCCTTCACCGCCATCTCCACCACCCTTCACCGCCATATCCACCACCACCCTCCATCGCCACCAGCACTAcggccaccatcaccaccaccctccaccctTCACCGACATCATCACCACCCTCCACCAAACACCCTTGTCAAAACCCCTCCAATCCTTTGCCTTCTCTCTCACCTGccgccacctgccaccaccaccaccaccaccatcccgcATAACCCACCTCCACCGCTTCAATAGTGCAACCCCAGCATTACCACAGATGTACCTACACCAAAACCACCCACACaacccacccaccaccatcgattctctctttctctctccttcacCCACCACCGTCTCTACCATCACCACCCCCACTAGAACCCTAACCCCAACCTGCAACAACCCAAACCAGCAACAAACACCATTAAACCCACCACCCCCACTGGAACCCTAACCCCAAGAACCTGCAAACCACCCAAATCAGCAACCACCACCATAAACTCACCACCCCATTCACAGCGACGGTGATGAGCACAGTTACCGATCTTCATACTGTTTTCGGAGGAGCAGATCGTCGGAGAAGACGGATGAGCACAGCGATGGTGATGAGCCAGAGAAGACGGATGAGACGGTGATGTCGTCGGAATCTCTGGAGGAGCTAATCCcctggatggtggtggtgggaggtggtgggaggtggcggcaggtgagagagagggggagagaagagagagagtgacggtaggttagagagagaaggtaatgtttgtttttatatatattttttagagTAATACTTACACAATAGTCCCTGAACACAAGTTCTTTTACACAATGGTTCCTGATAGATGAAATGACaacaatgccctcatgtgcaaggcacatgatcagatttaacaaaaaaaaattaactaggtttgccttaaaggacataacgtgtacgATTtggaaacattaaggacaaaactcatcaattttaaaggtaaaggacagcgcctgaaatttgggacaaacataaaggagaaaacttgtaatttactcatcaattattatataaaaatttcAAACTGTTAATAAACTGAGATCGTTTCTCTCCTAAAACTTGCATTTGCTATTGAACTAATTATCATACTTTGAATTTCATTTTCTACAATATAAGCCAATGATGAATTTGGTTGGTACAGAAGTATTTCCTAATACACTTTGGCTGGTATATGGATAGATTCTTATCACATGACAATACATATTTTGGAGCCAAGAGCTTTGATTTGATTCATCACAGAAATGGGGAGGGAATTGAGTACACTATAAAACAAGACAACTTTAATCAAGAAGATGGTTAACTTGTATGAAAATGGTCAATCAAAAAGGATCAATTTGGCACATCAACTGGACAGGTGCAACATTGCCCAATATTTGCtataaatgaaaaagaaaaatagtGTCAAAAAAAATCTTAGGGAAAAAGAAACATAATTCACATCAAGTTCAATTTCATATGCATAATTTACAAACAATTATACACATCCGCAGAACATATGGGAGATCAGGGGATCCGCTAACCACCTTATATAAAATCATTAGAATCATAAAAAACAAAACATGAGTTTGACCCAAAACCAACTAAAaggttttggttttggttataCAAAACCCTAGGTTTACAAGAATGAACACCTAAGTTAAGCAAAATATAAATAAAAGCATGATACACTATTCTTCTAAAGTCTAAAGCTAAACATGATAAAACTAACATAGACTTAACATGGATATTGGAAAATCACCTCTTTTTAAGGGTTATCATACCCCTAAAGGGATAAAGAAGGTAATTAAATGGAACTTTAAACTTGAGGCCAAGTTCTATCTTGTATCTTTTATTTCCATGCATATGTCATGTTGACAAAGAGACATCAGTTTCAAGAAAATAGAAACCCTACTTTTATGTGTGGACACTTATGTCCCCCTTCCACAACAATGATCCTTTCAATCAGACTTCAAGTGGTTATATCTCGATCTTTTTTTTAAAATGTAATATCTAGATCGAATATAGTTATATAGAATATTTAATTGTTTACTTGATTGTTgaatataaatatataacacAATATTTTAATGCATGTGTAATCATAATAGTTGATAGATAATCACTTTAACTAACACAAAATCTTTGTATGAAATGATGTATATAAGTTGTATTTAGTCAAAAAGTTATGTTCCATTCTTTATGGTAAAATACTAAATTTAAAGCGCAAGGCTCCTACTTTTGGACCCAATAAACAACTCTAGCTTATAAGGGCAAAGTTTGTAGGTTTCGATTATATATATTGTaagtatgtgtgtgtatgtatattgTATATAGTTCTAGTGAAATGATATAAAACTAAACTTATAATCCACACATGACATGAATCGATACTCTAAGTAATTTATACAGTTCAGTCATATAAAAGTACGCCAATAATTATTAACCTGCTTTCTTAAGCTAGCTAACCTTCAAATCCGGAACAATTAATAAGCTTTATGTGAACAAATATAAGGAATAGTTTTTTACaattaaaaaatatatcaaaGTTGATCCACGCATAGTGACCAACTGACTAAAAAATAAGGAAGAAGTTTATTAAAAAATTCTTGAAATGGCAAGATTTACCAACTAGAAATCCCAGCATTGATGGGCATTTAAAGAAATAGTATAAAACATTGTATTAACCTTATTGGTCATCAACATGATATGGGTCCCAAATCtcatatatgtgtgtatatataggcCTCCACATATCCACCTTCCAATTGCAGCCTCCCCTCTTTCATATACTTCAGGAAATAATTATATAATTTCAAAGACAAAATGAAGCCTTCTTTGATGTTCACCCTCTTGCTTCTCTCCTTTTTCCTTTATGAAGCTCAAGGTATGTTTAATTCCTGCACACACGTGTATTTATGTGTATATATCTTTGTTTCAAAACATAAATGAAGCCCAAGGTGTATATTTAATTTTCATCACCATTTTCTATctgatttatatattttatttatgggGTTTACATCAAATAAAAAATCAGTGATGGAAATAGGTgttgttttattaaaaacatgACTTTTATAGTACATAATTAGTATTATTGAGCAAGATGTTTAATAGAACAGATTTTATGTAAAAAATACTGCTTAATAGAACTgattttatgtaaaaaaaaaaaaatgcaagAACAGTATAAACACGCATACGTGTTAATTTACTTACGTTGGATGCGTAAGTGCTTATTTAACTACGTAAATAActcactctctttctctctttcatTACATATGAAAAACACTTGCATGAATCTTTACATAGAAATTGGTCTTGTATTGAACGGCCAGGGTGGTGGGACCGTGTATCATTCACTACATATGAGCAACACTTACATGAATATTTACTTAGAAATTGGTTTTGTATTGAACGACTAGGGTGGTGGGAACGTGTATCAATCTTATATAGTGATAATATGTTTGCATGCAAGTCTCTTGAGGAGAAAATATtgatataactttttatctaaTTATTATAGATTATTTGTTGATATTGTGAAGGTATAAGTCTGGAAAAGTTAAGTATACCAACTAGCAACCATCAAGAACTCATAACTAAGGTTAGTATACCTCATGATTTTATGTTAATATATAGCTTACATCTCTTTTAACTTAATTTCtgataattcgatttcgattatgCACAGAGTTCATCAAGCAATCAAGACGATGCGTCAGGCATGGCAACCAAGCTTCCATCAGGTACCAACCATCATAGAGAAGAGAAGATTAATATATATCTCATAACCACCATTAAAACCCTAGAAATTACTTAGTTTTGTTTATGTAGTTAGATAAGGTAGATTAGAAATAGAAGAAACTTTTGTTGTAGAACTTAAATGGGTCGTCAAACCATGATTAATCATATCAAATCAGTTTATAACATTTGGCAGATCTTCTTTCTCCAAAAGAATCAACACATTATAATTACATGAATCAAAATATGCCCTTTCATTTTGAGTCATCCCCATTAGTTAATCAATAATATCCCCATTAAATCATTAATTATCATTTAATcaatatgttaatttttttatttgcaGGAATAAACAGAAAACTTATGACAAAAATGAAATCTTCAAGTTTTACCACCACCAATGACAAGGTTAGTATATTTTATGGAATAAACTAGGACTAACAAAGAAAAAATCAAAGAATTCTGGATTAATagttttaatgtttttttatgtACAGGACTACAAGAAAGATCCGAAAATCGACCTAAAGTTTGCTCGTGAACTAGTTGAAATGGAGGAAACTTTTTCAACTACATTGGCACCGTCGAAACAGGCAAAGACAGAAGTTGATACAGAGCGGTATCCGGATGTCATAGACATAACGGGAATGGATTATTCGCCAGCCAAGAGAAAACCTCCAATACACAACTGAATGGAATATACGAATTGGATCGATTAAAACGTATAGTGATGCAAGATTCCAACTCGAACCCCATAGCTAGGCAGCTAGTTGATCATTTTATAAGAACTTTTAACAACATAAATACATTTAGGTTAAGTTATACTCTCCATAAAGGTTCGTGTATATTATAGTATTTTTACTATCTGATATTTTGTAGCATGTATGAATAAAGTGCATATGATACGAATCATTATAAAATAACTATTCTATCGTTTCTGTGATTGTCTCAATCGGTCCAGATGGATTTGTTAGGTCCAGTCTCAAACTGGTCCAAACCTAGTCCCCGGGTCTAGTAACAAAGCTAGATGCAAGTGGGAAATATTTAACATTCAAGTGCTATCATAGGGCCTCGTGGTACTAATGCGTGTAGTAAAATGTTTCCCATGTCTCCAATCACCTCACCTCAACTGGTGCGGCTTTTATTCGCGTAATAAACATTATTGTAAAATTGAGGAGTAGTTTAGTGGGTGTGTGTTTACTcttagaaaaaagaaaaaaatatagggacaacttaaaaaaaaatacaaatttattCATTTTACTAGTCTTTATGGATTTTTTACAGTTCtttaaaaaatacatatttattcatttttactaaaacttaaaCACTGAAATAAACCGCTAAACTAGTAAAATCTACAAAAActagtaaaaataaataaatatatattttttaagttttagtaaaaataagggtaaaaagtCGTTATATAACttatataacttatttttaatgaaataaatcaaaatcggtaaatttgcaattttattagttaaggaaagtgatatatgcaattttaattttaagttaGGTAAATACGCAATTAAGCAGTTTTTTAAAAGGAAATATGCAATTGTCACAAAAAAAATAACTGGTTTTGACTATGAATAAGAGGGAATGGATTAGATACGATCGAATTACatctatttttatatttatttatatatgtttaattattttatatataattggaAAAGTTGTTAGCTATAGTATAAATTAAAATGAATTGTAACGGACTCAAAACATAAATCACATTTAACCATGTGGGATGGGGTCATCTCCTAATATTGGTAAAGTTCTTTCTCTTTCATAAATTGTCTTCTCTTTATATTcttattttataattaaaattaaatgctATCGATTTAAACTAATTCAATATATTAAGTTATTAACTGAAAATCATCTAATATATTTTAGTGCTTAATGTGAAAGACCTATAGCAAAGAAAGTTCATAATTAATTTTATGTTTTTGTGCTTTTTTATAGTTTAGTTGGTCTATATTTTAGTTGATAAACAATTGCCAAAAAAATAGCACCTTCAAatcacattaaaaaaaaaaactgatccCGTAACGCGGGGAATCAATTCTAGATCAGTTTAACTTAATTTAACACATCCATATCACAATATCAGAGGTGTACaaaggggtgcaaacgagccaagcCGAGCCTTACCTTAATCGAGCTAGGCTCGTTACAactttctaaagctcgagctcggatTGATTCGAGCCTTGGATTTTGGGCTCGAGTTCGATCTAAGTATCTATGGCGCGAGTTAAAACAAGCTAAAGCTCGACTCGAGCTCGTTTTTTGCTGTTAATGAGGCAAGGCTcgac is from Helianthus annuus cultivar XRQ/B chromosome 9, HanXRQr2.0-SUNRISE, whole genome shotgun sequence and encodes:
- the LOC110874213 gene encoding uncharacterized protein LOC110874213, with translation MKPSLMFTLLLLSFFLYEAQGISLEKLSIPTSNHQELITKSSSSNQDDASGMATKLPSGINRKLMTKMKSSSFTTTNDKDYKKDPKIDLKFARELVEMEETFSTTLAPSKQAKTEVDTERYPDVIDITGMDYSPAKRKPPIHN